ATATGTTGGCATCTTTAAGCAATGCGGCTGCGGGAGAAACCGAACCTGATGATGCtgatgataacaatgataatgacagcgaagaagacgacaagaatggaaaagagaaaaagggTTCCAagattgaagaaattgaataataaaatttgCCAAATCGCACTTTACAAAAGAGTGGTCAAACgtttttatctttattaaTTGTTCCTCTTTTGCCAATAgggttttttttcactaaatcttcttttctggCCTATATTGAGGAGATGGTAAaattcataaaaaaatcattacGAAAGAATGATAAATTGTAACAGAATTTATAAATCCTATTCATATAGATACATCTGTTTTTCCTTactctttttgtttttctttcgttGGTAACCTTTGAATcctttttgatgaaaaaaaacaaaaaacaaaaacaaaaaaaaaacagcaaTATTGATTGTATATCCGCACCATAATTTTCCTATTAATAGTTTAAGCATAATTAATATACTTACTAAAATAATGTAACTTTGCTCTTTGTACCGATAAAAGTTATTCtgtgaagaaaaaggaaaagggGGGACCACACTActtatttaatattactCTCCAAATATCTTACAGGTTGTCTTCCACGTAGTATTTATTAACGTAGCCAGATCTATGCCCTTCACTTCCGATACAATAATTGCTACTTGTTCCATATTACAAGGTTCATTACGGCCCTTCACCATGTAAAGTTCTCCAGCATCTAGCTTGTCAGCGAgcttatttttcttgacaGACTTAAAGGCAGGATATTCGAAAGCCATAGCCTCCTGGTATTTGGCCAAGTACTGGAAGGATTCATGTGTTCTTTTAATCTCACACCATGGAGCATCTGTCTCTAGTAGCAACCTTTGTGTTGGTATTTGCTTCACAACGGCTAGATTTTCCTCGCTTCTCAACGAACAACCATTAATTCCTATAAAGATGTTGGGTGACAAGTTCAATAGCTTCTGCAGATCTGCCGGAGAACCAGTGAATGAGTGGACTACTAGTTTTTTATCTGAATGAAATTTGTAGAAGCCGCCGGATGACGATGCATCTAACTTTTGTAACTGAAAAGTATCCTTCTCATCAGTAAACCCGGAGATAAATTTTTGCAAGATTTGGACAAAATCATCACATGCATTCCTCATATGTAGAAACAATGGATAGCCGTTGAGTTTGTCATTCAAACAGCTTATTTTCAGTTgctcttcaaaaaaaagcttttgCATTTCTTTGGAGCTATAGTGAAATCTGTCGTAGTCGAGCCCGATCTCGCCAATTGACCTGAAACTTGTATTTTCAGCTTTTAATTGCTGATCCATCAAACTATAAAGCTCTTTCAGTTTGCCAGCAGCAAAGGATGGATTACTAATAACTTTACCATACAGCGACTCATTATATGTTTCATCCATGGAAGGATTATCAATAGAAGCACTAGGCTTGTCTTCTTTGCCAGCGTCCGCAAACTCGTTCACACAACATGGGTGAACACCTATTGTGTGGTACAGCTTTAATGGGCTACAATCCTTGACGCTGTTGATCAACTCAATGGCGCTTTGAGACTCCATTATGGATGATCCCGTAACAAGCGCAACTTTCACATCCCTCTGAGTAGCACGCTCCAagatttttatataatctGCTGGATGATACTGTTTCCCATTGTAAATACCGTGAAACATAGGATCTGTCAGATTCAACCCAATATCATAGTATTTCAGCGGAGAATCCGTGGAAGCTGACGTCATGCTACAATATTGTGTCCAAATTGGTTTCCAGAACCTAGCACCACTTTTGTTCGAGGTTTTCAATAAGGAGCCCCACATGTAACTAGGACAACACTGCTACCCTGGAAAAAAAGCCCTTGGTAACGAATTTGACCACGCTTATGTGCCCATTTCCTGCCACGACACCACTAGGCCCTTCCACATCTTAGGAAGATTGTTCTTACAAGAGTCCCTTCACGGGTAACGCGGTGCCAGCGAGGGGCTAAGCCTTCTAGAAGGCCAGAAAAGGCCCAGAAACGCCCGCAGTGCAGAACTTTTCAGGAACAAAACTAGCGCAGACCTCCTGGACGCTGTTTAGCAACCTCTTCGCAAGTATTTTGCAGCGGCATTTTGCAGGGCTCTTGCCTATCGTATCACCACCTCATAGCGGTTAGGCTCCAAAGCTTAACTCCATTTGCGTTCGTTTTTGAGTTCGTCTTTACGCGGTTTTGGCCTATCTTGTCCCATTCTTTTGTTGTATGCGACGTTATCTGTGGGTGAGAGAGGCTATTTTTGGTccggtgaaaaaaaaaattttctcttctgAAAGctgaaatttgaaaattgagATGAGATGCGATGCGATGAGATGCGAGGCCAATGCGATGAGACACTTTTCTACTTCCTTGTACAGAAGTCATGTATATTTTGTACGTTAATATTCATAGAGGCTTTTCCATATTATTTGTTAGGCAAACAAAGCTGACGAATCTTCACTGCTTGAGCCACTAAAGCTACTTACCCAAGAAGGTATATACACGGTTGTGggtagaaaagaaaaaatatcacaGTTCTTAGTGAAGTTTCCTCGCGATGACATTGCCGAAACTCAGCAGCGTTTCTGTTTCATCTGGCCACGTTAGCGCCAACTCACATGGTTTCTCAATACTTAGCAAGCATCCTCACCCGAACAATCTTGTTCATTCTCACTCACTTTCTCACACAAATGCAAAGAGTCACCTGCCCATCAGTAACAGCAACACCAAAGAAAGCGGTACGAGCAAGGAGGAGGTGGAATCactcaaaaaaaacaaccCTTCTTCTTGGGATCCTAGTGACGATATCAAGCTCCGCCATCTGAAAGAGATCAAGAACTTGGGTTGGAAAGAGATAGCtcatcattttccaaaCAGAACACCTAATGCCTGTCAATTCAGATGGAGAAGACTGAAATCAGGGAACttgaaatcaaataaaactGCAGTTATTGATATCAATAAATTGTTCGGTATGTATGCCGCCGGTGATGCTACCACGACTGCAGGTACTCCGTCTGCAGAAGAAACGGTAAAAGAGGAAGCTGTTGAGGACGAAGATATTACTGCAGGTTCTAGTGCTATCGACGATTCTCCACCGGATTTCAAACCACTAATCAAGCCTAAATACATGGATAGGAAACTCATGACCCAAAGATCTACGTCAACGTTCTCGGATCATGAGCCACAACACACTAAACCAAGGAAACTGTTTGTTAAACCAAGGTCCTTCTCCCATTCTATAACCACGAATACGCCCAATATAAAGTCTGCTCAGCAGACAAACCTCAGCCTCTATAGCACTACTTCAGCAAAGACAAATAAAGCTGTTAATTCAAGCGATTATGAGAATATTGGGCTCGTGCCTAAAATTATTATAAGGTCTAGAAGGAACTCGTTTGTTCCTTCAACCCAGATTTCTCATTCAACCACAAAGTCTAGGAAGAACTCCCACTCTGTGATTTCTTCTAGAAGATCATCTTTCAACATGATGCATTCAAGAAGATCATCCTTCAACTCTCATGCTCCTACGGAACCTATTTCTAGAAGAGCTTCCCTGGTGGTTAGCCCGTATATGTCACCCAGAAGATTATCTTCATCACAGTCTGTTCACCATCATCCGCAACAGCAATATTATCTTAACCCCATAGCTTCTCCCAACTGCAAGATAGATCACGCTAACGATAAAGTCACGCACACGAGGACTTTCTTAGATATGCAAAAATTCGCTAATAAACACCCATGGTCTagagaagatgatgaagtttTGCTTAACAACACCAAAGACAAACAGAACCATTTGTCAACGCTAGAAATTTCTATTGTTCTACCTAACAATAGATCTGAGCTGGAAATCCAACAAAGAATGGACTACttaaagagaaaaggaCGCGCAAGTGGCTTTCTTACAAGTAAAGGATGTAAAACtgaggaggaggaggatGACATTGACCCACTGCACAAGGAAAACGATATTAACAAACCATCCCTGCAATCACAAAATTGCAGTAGGTCAGAGGCCAGACATGATAACCCAAAAGCTAGTGAGCTTTCTTCTATGACCAGTGCAAATGACATACATAATGAGCAAGATGAACTTCCAGGTATAAATTCTATTTTtaagaatattttctgaGCTAAAAGACGGATTTAGTTTGTTTTGACTATTCGTTAATGAGCAAAATAATTGCTCacacacatatatacatatacatataaaatCCGTTCATaggaaaattttgtaatactatttattattgttacaTTTATATGCTTATAATCAAAATATATGCATTGCTGCtcattcttcatcatcctctATCAGTGTGACTTTCCTCCTTTTTCTTACTCTTCCTTCCTTTCTGTGGTTACCTATATCGttttcatcctcttcttgttctttttcctccccttcctcatcatcatcattgtcCTCTTCATATATGCTTTCCTCCTCGTCTCCTTCAAGAACTAAatcatcctcatcattCTCTTCTGATGTTTGGTCCTCCtcaatatcatcatcaagcGTGAAATCTttgtcttcatcttcttcgacATTTCCACCTACACGTAGCTCAGCATCTATATCATTTTCTACTTCATCTTGCTCTAAACTTGATATTCCGGTATCGTTGTTCCTCGATGTATGATTTTCAAACGGTACTTCGGA
The nucleotide sequence above comes from Saccharomyces paradoxus chromosome II, complete sequence. Encoded proteins:
- a CDS encoding 3'-5'-exodeoxyribonuclease (3'-->5' exonuclease and endonuclease with a possible role in apoptosis~similar to YBL055C), translated to MWGSLLKTSNKSGARFWKPIWTQYCSMTSASTDSPLKYYDIGLNLTDPMFHGIYNGKQYHPADYIKILERATQRDVKVALVTGSSIMESQSAIELINSVKDCSPLKLYHTIGVHPCCVNEFADAGKEDKPSASIDNPSMDETYNESLYGKVISNPSFAAGKLKELYSLMDQQLKAENTSFRSIGEIGLDYDRFHYSSKEMQKLFFEEQLKISCLNDKLNGYPLFLHMRNACDDFVQILQKFISGFTDEKDTFQLQKLDASSSGGFYKFHSDKKLVVHSFTGSPADLQKLLNLSPNIFIGINGCSLRSEENLAVVKQIPTQRLLLETDAPWCEIKRTHESFQYLAKYQEAMAFEYPAFKSVKKNKLADKLDAGELYMVKGRNEPCNMEQVAIIVSEVKGIDLATLINTTWKTTCKIFGE
- the TOD6 gene encoding Tod6p (PAC motif binding protein involved in rRNA and ribosome biogenesis~similar to YBL054W), coding for MTLPKLSSVSVSSGHVSANSHGFSILSKHPHPNNLVHSHSLSHTNAKSHLPISNSNTKESGTSKEEVESLKKNNPSSWDPSDDIKLRHLKEIKNLGWKEIAHHFPNRTPNACQFRWRRLKSGNLKSNKTAVIDINKLFGMYAAGDATTTAGTPSAEETVKEEAVEDEDITAGSSAIDDSPPDFKPLIKPKYMDRKLMTQRSTSTFSDHEPQHTKPRKLFVKPRSFSHSITTNTPNIKSAQQTNLSLYSTTSAKTNKAVNSSDYENIGLVPKIIIRSRRNSFVPSTQISHSTTKSRKNSHSVISSRRSSFNMMHSRRSSFNSHAPTEPISRRASLVVSPYMSPRRLSSSQSVHHHPQQQYYLNPIASPNCKIDHANDKVTHTRTFLDMQKFANKHPWSREDDEVLLNNTKDKQNHLSTLEISIVLPNNRSELEIQQRMDYLKRKGRASGFLTSKGCKTEEEEDDIDPLHKENDINKPSLQSQNCSRSEARHDNPKASELSSMTSANDIHNEQDELPGINSIFKNIF